The DNA region TGTATAACTTGTATGATGTAGTAGGTTTATAAACGTGTGTGTGTTTTCAGAAATCAGAAATAGTATCACTGTATATAACCTACACCAAATAACTTAGCTGATTGTGGATCACGAgatgttattattatcattattgccATTGCCAACAAATTCAAAGGAAGtactaaacataacattttgcaTTGTGCATCTATTGAAAGAAAGTGTATAGACCGTGGAGCTTTTTGTGACATCATGTACCACAATTCATAAGCAAATTGCATTATGAATACTCTTTAGAAAGCTGACCTGAAATAGGTAGTGGTACTAGGCAGTTGCTGCTCCGAAATCGTCATTTCGGTTCTGTTTTACTGGGGAAGAGTGaatcactcttccctggttttacAGTTTAGGTTTTTCAAGTTCAATTTCTACGTCAATAATATGTGAGTTTGCAatttattaaggagacactttgacGGCCAACACCAGGGCAGGGGACATCTCTTAACCTTAATTAATTGCTGATAATGTCCCCTTAAAAATGTCTACTGTTCATAAACGAACggcttttattttaaatacatcatttttttttcagaaaggAAGACAGAACATTGAATCGTCATCATGGCATCAGGTAATGTACAAATGGTGTAAATTGTTTTTGTGGTGTATCATaaagtttgtaaaattattttctataattttcttttttttctaatcaTTTTATAGATTTTAACGTGGATTTAGTGAACGTATCACATTGGTACGATAAACATAACCTCTTGAGACAGCTGAAAGTTTTATACAAAGATTTAATTGCAGTAGCGGACATAGACAAAGCACGTAAAACTATAGATTTACTGCATGAATTAATGAAATTTGGACATCTAAGTTCGGAAAACTTGATGTTGCTTTATGAAACAATCAAAGTAACCAGAACGTTTGGTGCTATCGAAGTATTCCAAAATGTCTTCCTCGAAGTTCAAGAAATTGAAATTACACAATTCAGCTCATATCGACTAAGCATTGTAGATTTCGGAAATAAACTGGGACGAGCTGATATCGACAAAATTGATGAACTTTACAATGTTCCCTTAAAGAATTATGAAGATCAATGGAGTATGATCATGGATTTGGAACACAGAAATATACTCTGTGAAGAAAACATTGAAAATTTCATTACTAGTATAAGAAAGATTGGACTACAGTCAGTTGCGGAATCTCTGACTAAAGGTAAGTCTATGCTGGCTAGATTTGTCATCTCTCCGAGATGTCTTCTGTAGCACATATTGCAACTGCcaactaattaataaattagATATCTCTATGATGGATGGAAAGGGAAAGATATATTAACGACTTACATTTTCACCAGTAAAAGATTAACGAACAATTACATCTAGATTTGCTTTCTCTAAACAACTTAAAGAATTACTTTTATCTAagtatataaaagaataatctataatttacaatgtttttatatattgttaattcatcagatattatctattgaactgatatggttttgtttattacagtatagtacatacagcactttatgttatgttatttatttattattcaacattttttgttttgtttttgacgttatcaaatttttattttcttttaagttctgttatttatttgttaattttgtagcttaagttagttaagataaaaggtaccaagcttgattagcttcggctataccttggctaccttttgtattaaattgttttttgtttgatacaataaagaagaaagacaactttattctaaaaaatattcTTTATCCGGAACTTTCccataagtatttttttatttgatcttGGTCTTTAGTCAATAGATGTTCAAATAAATCCTTTCTTTTGAGTTTGTTGAATTTCATTATATTTCTTCTCTTTTTCTTACTTTACAGAATTGCCTAGCTGTAGTAGGCATATTGAAGAAAAGGATGCTAAACAAGAAACTAGTGAGTTACATTATCATAAtacaatattcaatttttatttaattaacagCATTGAATCAAATTTCTCTTGTTGTGGTGTAACTACTGACCACAAGTTTTAGCAAACTTCATTGgcagtattttttattacaatggATGTTCACATATGCCACGGTTCCAAATATGTAGCgtcttaaaaataaatataaataaactacaTTTCATAGTTTTATAACACCACaatgtatatacatttgcaGAGTAACTATAATTCCCGCTGATATATTGGaaattaattcataatttttttaaacatgtatttgataacattgtaatattattaattcttaatttaattcaaatataatttccaAGTTACTAAATCAcactatttgtttttttattaagacTCCAAGAAGATAGAAGAATATCTGCTAAGAACACAAAAGGCATTGTGTGAAAACGCCTATACATTTACACCAGAAGTAATGAGTGCTAGATACAACGTCGACATGTCTCAGTTGTTTACCGATATAGAGCTACTCAAGGAAAGTAAAAAGAATCAAGGTGGCAAACCAACAACATTAGATGAGGTGGTAGATGTTTTAAACTCTATGCCTAAATGTAAAGCTCTTATAGACGGTGAGGGAGGTATTGGTAAAACTACTATATTAAGGTATTTATCATACAACTGGGCTACCAGGCAATCAATATTTGAagataaaattgtatttcttttatgtGCAAGAGATTTAGACAAAGGGGAGGACATTTTAGATCTTATAGTAAAGCAACTGGATATGAAAGATTTCAATTTAGATACAGATCTTCCAGATGATCCAAGGTTgataaaaaaattcataaagAAACATGAAAGTAAAATTGTGTTGTTGGTTGATGGATTAGATGAATTAAGATTTAATAATCAATGCGTAATCAATCTTTTCAGAAAGAAATACTTAGAGAAAAGTACTTTGATACTTACTTCACGATCAGAAAACATAGATGAATTCATAAAAGCATGTAATGTACACATAAGAGTAAAGGGATTTAACAAAGAGAGCATAGGGAATTATAttgacaaatattttgtttattttgaaaaaccACAATTGGGAGAATCCTTTAGAAAGGAATTTGATATTGACACAACTAGAGCTGGGCGAAAACACTCGAAAGCATATTCAATGAGCAAAAATCCAATGTTACTTCTTGCAATGTGTATGCTGTGGGAAGAAACACAAATTATTCCTGATGATAATGCAGacctttttaaagaaatatttcgtAGTATTTTAAATCAGTTTAATAAGCAGGAAAACATTCCAAAGATTTCTAAATTTGAAGAAACTCCTAAAAAGTGTCTAAATGCTATGATTTTGTTAGGAAAGTGTATGTACAATAGCCTAAAAGTAAATCAActttcaataaaaaagaaagatttgAATGAGGGACAAATGGACAAAGGTATGGTTGACTTGGCCCTAAAACTAGGGTTTGTTTACGAAGAAGCACCAATTTCAAAATCTAACTTTGAAATCTTTCTCATGCCTCATCACAAGTTAATAGTTGAGTCATTGGTAGGATTTTACTTGTACAAATTATGTGAAAGTGAAGATATAGAGATGAAATATACAACGGTTACAAGGAAATTATTTGCAACATTGGATGATAATGAATGGGAGGTAATAAGAGAAAGTCGGTATTTAAGAGGGACGAGGGAGTTTGCTATTGGTTTCCTCGGAAATAACGCTTGTGCATTTCTAAAGCATTGGATTACAGATCATTTATCAACATATCGATTTTTACCGAGAAATTTAAAGTTGGTTAGAAAACAACATGAGATTAATGTGGTTGATGCATTAATCAATTACATGACTAGCAAggatttagaaataaataaacatatagaTGATATATCTACCTCCATAAGAATGCTTATTGATCACATTAGTCCAGGTGTAAATTGTGATGGGCATTTCATACATCTAATTTTGCAACTTTTTGACATGAATTATAATGGTGCAAAATTATTTGCAATGATTGAAGAATTCAGTAAATTTTGTAGTAGAATGGTATCAGATTGTAATGGAAGAGTTGTTGCGCACATTTTAGGCATTGAAGCTAAATGTAAGGATGTTAAGATTCATGGTCTATCAGGTAAAGTAATGAATCAAATGATCAGAGAGTGTTTACGTAGACAAGTTCAAATAGTATTAGAAGAACTTGACATTCGTAATAATAACCTCCTCAAcattgatggtactttactgggATCTTTATTGGTTATGTCTCCGAAGCTATGTAGGCTTTACATGCATAATTGTAATCTATCAGGTGATGTAATGAATCAAATGATCAGAGAGTGTTTAAACAGCGAGGTACAATTAGCATTAGaatatcttgatatcagttttaataatctcagaaacattgatggtactttactgggtTCTTTATTGATTATGTCTCCTAAGCTGATTGATCTTGACATGGGTAGATGCACTCTATCTGGTGACATAATAAATCAAATGATCAGAGAGTGTTCAAGTAAAAGAGTTCAATTAGAAGTGAAAAGGTTTAATATCAGTGGTAATAATCTCAACAACTTTTTTGTTCCTTTACTGAGTCCTTTATTGATTATGTCTCCTAAGCTGGATACCCTTTCTGTAGTTAATTGCAATTTATCTGATGACATAATAAATCACATGGGCAAAGAGTGTTGGATTAGAGGAGTTGGATTGGTAATAATAGAGCTCAGTAacagatataataataaatattgagtGTTGTCTCTTAAGCTGGCCTGAAACGAGTAATCTGTCAAATGAAAGATTatgtgattctgcgcatgtcaattattcGAAAATGTCCATGTACTATTAGTAcaggtcattttttgaaaaatgccCAACACATGTATTAATGTAACATaaaaaaagggtcgaaattttgtcatttttcccAAATTTCCCTGTAAACTTCCAACTTAGAAATTGTTAAACATTTTCATATAGATTTGACAGATTTCAgtataatatttctatatttccAAAATAAATGAAGTAATCACACCATTatagaaaatatacattttattttcttaaaaccCTGTTTCACATAGGTTATCAGAAATAAACTAATTGAAGCCTAGAGTTGTTTAAATTCCATAAGAAGTATATTgacataattaaaaaaatgtgtaacactcatttaattttaacacatttttcttctttttgtttgtattagagGTACCACAGGTTTAAACACATTTGTTTAATGTCTATCTTTAATGAAAGTatctacaaaatattaaaaactatttccaataaaacaaaataaaaatatatgactGCATTGTGAAGCACAACAGAGATACATGGCGGCGTAAGGGACGTGTTGTGACCGACTTTACCTACTACACACAACTACAATGgtaattaacattttacaaACTAAATTGGGGGAGGGGTATCATCACCCATCAATTTACATCCCCTTAACATTAGCATTACatttatttcagttaaaaaaatCTAAGTGGTTTGACTTTAGTgtgtacaaataaaaataaagctaAAATAGTAACAttacatacaaataatattaaatgagATTAATGTATGTGTAATAATACAACAGTAACTACAGTACATTGGgtactttttgttttattacattAAGATGATATTTTTATAACTTCTGTATGTGGAGTAGCTTTGTGTCAGGGAGCTGGGTAACTGGTTAGGTTTTTAACCATACTTgcccaggctagtgatctggaggtcatgGGTTCAAATCCCAAACCAGAATTACTTAATTATCAATGTGTACCTAGTACCAAGTAGATTAAGAAAAGCATCAGACAAATAACATTATACATGtatgtgtaataaataataaacttgaatttcttgaatattattatatggCCTGATTTTTTCTTGTGTGTACTACAGTACTGGATATAACAATGCTTATTCTACATGTTCATATCGGGACGTACATGGCAAGCAGAACAAAAATAGCACAGAAATTTTCAACATAAAaattagtattttaaaacaaatttcttCACCTAATGTTTCATTAACAttataaattaacaaattatattgTGTTTTCATACGGTACAGTGTATGGTTACATGATCAGATGATTTTAAACACAAACAGTCAGCAACATTAAAACATGTTTGCTTTGGATGGGAGACAGATGGACTTAGACCGACAAACATTTGATAGAGATGGTCAACCATatgctttgtctacactatcaaactatgtgtgatgtgcccaaatatggtagtattatgcccaaatatggtagtgatatgacatcatcgtgtccatatatgggtacttCACATGTTTTTGTCCCATAA from Antedon mediterranea chromosome 2, ecAntMedi1.1, whole genome shotgun sequence includes:
- the LOC140040080 gene encoding uncharacterized protein, coding for MASDFNVDLVNVSHWYDKHNLLRQLKVLYKDLIAVADIDKARKTIDLLHELMKFGHLSSENLMLLYETIKVTRTFGAIEVFQNVFLEVQEIEITQFSSYRLSIVDFGNKLGRADIDKIDELYNVPLKNYEDQWSMIMDLEHRNILCEENIENFITSIRKIGLQSVAESLTKELPSCSRHIEEKDAKQETNSKKIEEYLLRTQKALCENAYTFTPEVMSARYNVDMSQLFTDIELLKESKKNQGGKPTTLDEVVDVLNSMPKCKALIDGEGGIGKTTILRYLSYNWATRQSIFEDKIVFLLCARDLDKGEDILDLIVKQLDMKDFNLDTDLPDDPRLIKKFIKKHESKIVLLVDGLDELRFNNQCVINLFRKKYLEKSTLILTSRSENIDEFIKACNVHIRVKGFNKESIGNYIDKYFVYFEKPQLGESFRKEFDIDTTRAGRKHSKAYSMSKNPMLLLAMCMLWEETQIIPDDNADLFKEIFRSILNQFNKQENIPKISKFEETPKKCLNAMILLGKCMYNSLKVNQLSIKKKDLNEGQMDKGMVDLALKLGFVYEEAPISKSNFEIFLMPHHKLIVESLVGFYLYKLCESEDIEMKYTTVTRKLFATLDDNEWEVIRESRYLRGTREFAIGFLGNNACAFLKHWITDHLSTYRFLPRNLKLVRKQHEINVVDALINYMTSKDLEINKHIDDISTSIRMLIDHISPGVNCDGHFIHLILQLFDMNYNGAKLFAMIEEFSKFCSRMVSDCNGRVVAHILGIEAKCKDVKIHGLSGKVMNQMIRECLRRQVQIVLEELDIRNNNLLNIDGTLLGSLLVMSPKLCRLYMHNCNLSGDVMNQMIRECLNSEVQLALEYLDISFNNLRNIDGTLLGSLLIMSPKLIDLDMGRCTLSGDIINQMIRECSSKRVQLEVKRFNISGNNLNNFFVPLLSPLLIMSPKLDTLSVVNCNLSDDIINHMGKECWIRGVGLVIIELSNRYNNKY